The sequence ACCCCAATGGACCTCAACAGACCCATGGTGTCCCCCCATGACCACGTGACCCCAGTTGACCCCAAGGGACCCCCATTGACCCCAACAGACCCCTGGTATCCCCCCATGGCCACATGACCCCAATGGACCTCAACGGACCTCAACAGACCCCATGGTGTTCCCCCATGCCCATGTGATGCCAGTTGACCCCGATGGACCCCAAGGGAACCCAATGGATCCCATTGACCCCAACAGACCCATGGTGGCCCCCCATGACCACGTGACCCCAGTTGACCCCAATGGACCCCAGTGGACCTCAACAGACCCATGGTGTCCCCCCATTACCACGTCTTGCCAAAGGACCCCAATGGACCCGTGGTGGCCCCCCATGACCACATGACCCCAATGATGCCAGTTGACCCCAATGGACCCCAACGGACCCCAATGGACCCCAATGGACCCCAACGGACCCCAATGGACCCCAATGGACCCCAACGGACCCCAATGGACCCCAATGGACCCCAATGGACCCCAACGGACCCCAATGGACCCCAATGGACCCCAATGGACCCCAACGGACCCCAACGGACCCCAATGGACCCCAATGGACCCCAATGGACCCCAACGGACCCCAATGGACCCCAATGGACCCCAACGGACCCCAATGGACCCCAATGGACCCCAATGGACCCCAACAGACCCCAATGGACCCCAATGGACCCCAATGGACCCCAATGGACGCCTGGTGTTGGCGATCCCCCATACCCCTACGATGCCAGTTGACCCCAATGGACCCCAATGGACCCCAGTGGACCCCAATGGACCCCAACAGACCCCAATGGACCCCAATGGACCCCAATGGACCCCAACGGACCCCAATGGACCCCAATGGACCCCAATGGACCCCAACGGACCCCAATGGACCCCAATGGACCCCAATGGACCCCAACGGACCCCAATGGACCCCAATGGACCCCAACGGACCCCAATGGACCCCAATGGACCCCAATGGACGCCTGGTGTTGGTGATCCCCCATACCCCTACGATGCCAGTTGACCCCAATGGACCCCAACGGACCCCAACGGACCCCAATGGACCCCAATGGACCCCAACGGACCCCAATGGACCCCAATGGACCCCAATGGACCCCAATGGACCCCAATGGACGCCTGGTGTTGGCGATCCCCCATACCCCTACGATGCCAGTTGCCCCCAATAGACCCCAGTGGGCCGCTGGTGTCCCCTCACGTGCCCACCCCCCCGTCACCACTGACCTTGGCGTCCCCCAAGAAGCGGCTGAGGCAGAGGTAGACGTGGCCGCGGAGCCGGAAGTGTTTGGCGGCGTAGACGTCGGGGACGTGGGGGATGTCGGTGTGGGGGGCGAAGGCGGCGCCGCTCCAGCGATAAACCAGGGGCCGGCGGCTCCCGCTGCAGAGCACCAGGGCCGGCcgcccccccagctccaggaacTCCAGGTGGGTGTCGCGGTGCCAGGGCCGCAGGGTCTGGTGGGGGTaaaaccccctccccccccaccgGAAGAGGGTGCTGGTGCCCCCCTTGGAGCTGTCGGCCACCCCCAGGTACCAGTGACCCCCCAGGCGGGCGCTGGACACCGCGTGGGGACGGCGGAGACGCCCGGGGCCCAACGCTTGGAGTCGGACGAAGCGGCCCCCGGGGCCCCCGGCCCGGCGCCAAACGGCGGAACCGCCCCCCAGTTGGGCCACGACCAGAACCAGGGTGCCCCCCAACTGCAAAGGGTGACAGGCGACCGGGGAGGAacctgggggggggaggggagggaacagagaaatggggtgggggggacgTGGAAAATGGGGGGGTttggaggaggtgatggggaaACGGGGGGGGAGGTTCTGGGGAACCAAactggaggttctggagaacctttggggggggttggaggTTCTGGGGAAATGGTTTGGAGGTTCTGGAGAACCTCAGGAGGGTTCTGTGGGAGGTTTGGGGGTTCTGGAGAACCTTGGGGGGGTTCTATGGGAGGTTTGGAGGTTCTGGAGAACCTTGGGGGGGTTCTATGGGAGGTTTGGAGGTTCTGGAGAACCTTGGGGGTTTTGGAGGTTCTGGGGAACCAAactggaggttctggagaacctctggggggggttggaggTTCTGGGGAAATGGTTTGGAGGTTCTGGAGAACCTCAGGAGGGTTCTGTGGGAGGTTTGGGGGTTCTGGAGAACCTTGGGGGGGTTCTATGGGAGGTTTGGAGGTTCTGGAGAACCTTGGGGGTTTTGGAGGTTCTGGGGAACCAAactggaggttctggagaacCTCGGGGGGGGTTTGAGGGTTCTGGAGAGCTGGTTCAGAGGTTCTGGAGAACCTCAGGAGGGTTCTGTGGGAGGTTTGGAGGTTCTGGAGAACCTTGGGGGTTTTGGAGGTTCTGGGGAACCAAactggaggttctggagaacctttggggggggttggaggTTCTGGAGAGCTGGTTCAGAGGTTCTGGAGAACCTCAGGAGGGTTCTGTGGGAGGTTTGGGGGTTCTGGAGAACCTTTGGGGGGGTTTGGAGGTTCTGGGGAACCAAactggaggttctggagagcCTTGGGAGGGTTCTATGGGAGGTTTGGAGGTTCTGGAGAACCTTGGGGGTTTTGGAGGTTCTGGAGAAGCAAactggaggttctggagagcCTTGGGGGGGTTCTGTGGGAGGTTTGGGGGTTCTGGAGAACCTTTGGGGGGGTTTGGAGGTTCTGGGGAACCAAactggaggttctggagaacCTTGAGACCCATTTTTGGGGTCCCCCACCCCATTTCGAGGTTCCCCAAACCCTTTTGGGTGACTTCTAGGCCATTTTTTGATGCCCCCCACCCCATTTTTTTAGGTCCCTCACCCCGTTTTttccatccccccctcccctcctcaccccttccccctcccccaggtCACTTTTTTGGGGTGCGTTTGGGGTATTTTTGGGGGTGTCCCTCACCATTGATGACGATGGGTGCCCGGAACctcccttccagctgatccCATTCCAGGAGGGCGCAGGCGCCCGccaggggctgtgccagggccacccctgggtgcccccccaGGGTGAAAGCTTCGGCGGCCAAGGACGAGAaggggagggactggaaggggcGAAGCTCTGCAAGGGGGGACCCCCcgcaccccaaaaaaaaaaaccaaaaaatccccacaCCAAACACCCCACGGTCACCTCCGGAGCCCAAcgtggggacacaggggggcacccaggggtgggggtgggggaatcGATGGATTTGGGGGGGAATCTgtgagttttggggtgggggcacccaggggcttggggaggggggggaattgatgggtctggggggggggacacccatGGATTtgggggggcacccaggggTGTGGGGCGGGGGAATCGATGGATTTTGGGGGGGATCTGtggtttttggggtgggggcACCCATGGATTGGGGGGCACCCAGGGAGTTGGGGGGGGAATccagggatttggggggggggggggggggcacccatGGATTGGGGGGGTACCCATGGGTTTGGGGGGGAATCAGTGAATTTGGGGAGCACccaggggtttgggggggaatctgtggttttggggggggggtgcaCCATGATTTTTGGGGTGCAATCCATGATATTTGGGGGCTGCCcatgttttttgggggggctgcaaccctgatttttggggggtggggggagcacCCCtgattttttggggtggggggggggtgggggaccCCCCCCTGATTTTTGGGGCGTACCCGTGGTGGTGCAGTGGAAATCCCGGGGGTTCAGGTGCCCCAGGGGGGTCCCTtggcgggggggggggtccccggCAGAGCCCCAGCTCGGTGGGGGGGGGCGTGGGTGCTGCCCACCCAGGACAGGACCCAGCGCAGGCGGCAGTCACAGAGGAAAGGGTTCCCACGGAGGTCactgtccccagggccaccacCCCCACTGTCACCacgggggacacgggggacacgGGACCCCCCCAATGGCCCCAATGGCCCCAAAATGTCCCTAAAAtgcccccaatgtccccaacacccccaatgtccccaaaatgtccctaAAACGTCCCCAATGACCCCAATgcccccaacacccccaatgtcccccaaatgtccccaatgaccccaatgtccccaacaccccccaatgtccccaaatgtccccaaaatgtccctaAAACGTCCCCAAtgcccccaatgtccccaacaccccaaATGTCCCCCAAAAGTCCTCCaaatgtccccaatgtccccaacgtccccaacacaccaaatgtccccaaaatgtccccaacaccccaaaatgtccccaaaatgtccctaAAATGTCCCCAATGACCCCAAcaccccaaatgtcccaaaaatGTCCCTAAAAtgcccccaatgtccccaacaccccccaaTGTCCCAAATGTTCCCAAAATGTCCCTAAAAcgtccccaatgtccccaacgtccccaacacccccaatatccccaaaatgtccccaacacccccaaaatgtccccaaaatatCCCAAATGTCCCCAACGTCCCCAACACCACAATGTCCCCAAAAATTTCCCTAAAACGTCCTCAATgcccccaaaatgtccccaacaccccaaATGTCCCCCAAAAGTCCTCCaaatgtccccaatgtccccaacgtccccaacaccccaatgtccccaaaatgtccccaaaatgtccccaaaatatccccaatgtccccaacaccccaaaaatgtccccaaaatgtccctaAAACGTCCCCAAtgcccccaatgtccccaaaatgtccccaacaccccaaaatgtcc comes from Heliangelus exortis unplaced genomic scaffold, bHelExo1.hap1 Scaffold_74, whole genome shotgun sequence and encodes:
- the LOC139790970 gene encoding LOW QUALITY PROTEIN: leucine-rich repeat LGI family member 4-like (The sequence of the model RefSeq protein was modified relative to this genomic sequence to represent the inferred CDS: deleted 3 bases in 2 codons), which encodes GPPPEAWGWRWGEGLWGGLQGGPPLPLCPRSCECDRDSAQCRGGEGLPRGFPPRIATLSLLRCDLHVLPEGGFRDTPALQLLLIAAGRVGTIGDGAFAGLVLLEYLFIEDNEVGTIAPTALRGLRGLRHLCESLANNGLETLPKGLFQGLETLSHLDLRGNPFLCDCRLRWVLSWVGSTHAPPHRAGALPGPPPRQGTPLGHLNPRDFHCTTTELRPFQSLPFSSLAAEAFTLGGHPGVALAQPLAGACALLEWDQLEGRFRAPIVINGSSPVACHPLQLGGTLVLVVAQLGGGSAVWRRAGGPGGRFVRLQALGPGRLRRPHAVSSARLGGHWYLGVADSSKGGTSTLFRWGGRGFYPHQTLRPWHRDTHLEFLELGGRPALVLCSGSRRPLVYRWSGAAFAPHTDIPHVPDVYAAKHFRLRGHVYLCLSRFLGDAKVMRWEGSMFREVQEVPARGSLVFQPLNLGGHRYVLLGNDFAPSRLFRLGPGGHLEALQDLLTPTPRAFAPISVGPQHFLVAASFKGTTRIYSHQTLDGDT